One genomic window of Sphingobacterium oryzagri includes the following:
- a CDS encoding TlpA disulfide reductase family protein — MKKNLRNVFLLVVVLMTLAATKKDGYTVSGTVAGAKDGDTVLLVEMQGFGMRGLDTALVRQGKFVFEGEQAEPVWRFVIAKSGGKTIGGTDFILENGDITTNIASNKRTEAKGTPNNLLWNSFMIETEKQGHEMDPLWKIISDSTATAADRDAATASMKQLQIEQEKYKFDFIRQHIETGVARILLENLYMGYSIEQLEVIAQDFAKAKVSNDLTKTISKYVANMKKTEIGALVQDISLPNEKGEMLDLLALVAKNKITLVDMWASWCVPCRAEVPHLKEAYTDYRAKGFEIVGISLDQSGEAWKKAMVELEMPWPQMSDLKGWKSAAAVQYGIQAIPFTLLVDQQGKIVAKNLRGKALEEKLAELL, encoded by the coding sequence ATGAAGAAAAACCTAAGAAATGTTTTTTTACTGGTCGTAGTATTGATGACCTTGGCGGCAACAAAGAAGGATGGTTACACTGTTAGCGGAACCGTAGCCGGAGCGAAAGACGGTGATACGGTATTGTTGGTCGAGATGCAAGGCTTCGGTATGCGTGGATTGGACACCGCACTGGTCCGTCAAGGAAAGTTTGTCTTTGAAGGCGAACAGGCGGAGCCTGTATGGCGTTTCGTAATCGCGAAGAGCGGTGGAAAGACTATTGGCGGTACCGACTTTATTTTGGAAAACGGCGATATCACGACCAACATCGCGTCGAATAAGCGTACAGAAGCAAAGGGCACGCCCAATAATCTGCTTTGGAACAGCTTTATGATAGAAACTGAAAAGCAAGGTCATGAAATGGATCCACTATGGAAGATTATCAGCGATTCTACAGCAACGGCAGCCGATCGGGATGCCGCAACGGCAAGCATGAAACAGCTACAGATCGAACAAGAAAAATATAAATTCGATTTTATCCGCCAGCATATCGAAACAGGCGTAGCAAGGATTTTATTGGAGAATCTGTACATGGGCTATTCAATTGAGCAGCTGGAAGTCATTGCACAAGATTTCGCGAAAGCTAAAGTCAGCAATGATTTGACTAAGACCATCAGTAAATATGTTGCGAATATGAAAAAGACGGAGATTGGTGCATTGGTTCAGGATATCAGCCTGCCCAATGAAAAAGGCGAAATGCTTGATTTGTTAGCGCTCGTAGCTAAAAATAAGATTACGCTCGTCGATATGTGGGCAAGCTGGTGTGTACCGTGCCGTGCCGAAGTTCCTCACCTTAAAGAAGCCTACACAGATTATCGTGCGAAAGGGTTTGAAATCGTTGGGATATCGTTAGATCAAAGTGGTGAAGCCTGGAAGAAAGCCATGGTTGAACTTGAAATGCCCTGGCCGCAAATGTCGGATTTAAAAGGCTGGAAAAGCGCCGCTGCTGTTCAATACGGTATACAAGCCATTCCGTTTACACTCTTGGTTGATCAGCAAGGTAAGATTGTTGCTAAAAACCTGCGTGGCAAAGCGCTAGAAGAAAAGCTGGCCGAGTTACTTTAA
- a CDS encoding FISUMP domain-containing protein has translation MKYYAIVICTILNFLISGCADKTEPIAPVISPAAEGTFVDTRDQNEYKWVRYAGLDWMAENSRFNTRSQTTSRAYQPYGWDGFSNSTENVARYGYLYTLAGARLAAPAGWRVPTDADWKSLEQALGMTAAEADARGWRGSMAADLMKHTHTTSGLAMLMSGYYTPYTAFGGVGYRLMGSDAFFWTDTSDPEKAADYAFYRKLFYDSPQVYRESMETGRAMLSVRFVRDATAQ, from the coding sequence ATGAAATACTATGCTATTGTAATATGTACCATACTGAACTTTCTAATTTCAGGCTGTGCAGATAAAACGGAACCTATCGCACCGGTTATATCGCCCGCGGCCGAAGGTACGTTTGTGGATACGCGCGATCAAAACGAATACAAATGGGTGCGCTATGCGGGTTTAGACTGGATGGCGGAAAATTCGCGGTTTAATACACGCAGCCAAACAACTTCCAGAGCTTACCAACCGTATGGTTGGGATGGATTTTCAAATTCTACCGAAAATGTGGCGCGCTACGGCTATCTCTACACGCTGGCAGGCGCACGTTTGGCCGCACCGGCAGGCTGGCGAGTGCCGACCGATGCGGACTGGAAATCGTTAGAACAAGCGCTGGGTATGACGGCAGCAGAAGCCGATGCACGCGGCTGGCGTGGAAGCATGGCTGCTGATCTGATGAAGCACACGCATACGACATCTGGATTGGCGATGCTTATGTCCGGATATTACACGCCTTACACGGCATTTGGTGGAGTCGGATATCGTTTGATGGGATCGGATGCGTTTTTCTGGACGGATACCAGCGATCCGGAAAAAGCAGCGGACTATGCGTTTTACCGTAAACTTTTTTACGATTCACCGCAGGTGTATCGGGAAAGTATGGAAACCGGGCGCGCGATGCTGAGCGTACGATTTGTGCGTGATGCGACTGCACAGTAG
- a CDS encoding FecR family protein: MDEKIVSLLQKYRANTLSDDEYAQLKSWMEEREENSQYMATFISLYKIQHMQEAYRLADPGKAYRAIQSRYRKRKNVKRIRYFAAAACLIALISTITLLLQPFGGGEDSLARIDFQRSGQPVLFTSTNGEVKSLENGGELITQNSDDTAAIYHTVQTQRGGNFKLILPDQSVVWLNADTKVRYAADFLHDRTLELSGEAYFDVQKNGSAFYVKGGGNTIRVLGTTFNVSAYASKPVVTTLVHGAVEVSNLRDKLTLAPNEQATSATAADALAVKTVNTAIYTSWIDGIFEFQSANLADIMEQLAQWYDIEVEYQDPKLKNVHFTGSLFRDNSIAYSLQIIQEISEVKFRTQNGKLYVYK; the protein is encoded by the coding sequence ATGGATGAAAAAATAGTGAGTTTGCTCCAGAAATACCGTGCAAACACCTTGTCTGATGATGAATATGCGCAACTTAAAAGTTGGATGGAAGAGCGTGAGGAAAATAGTCAGTATATGGCTACGTTTATCAGCTTGTATAAAATTCAGCATATGCAGGAGGCTTATCGATTGGCAGATCCGGGTAAGGCGTATAGAGCTATTCAATCACGGTATCGCAAACGAAAAAATGTAAAACGCATCCGTTACTTTGCGGCCGCTGCTTGCCTTATCGCGCTGATTTCTACCATCACGCTGCTTCTCCAGCCTTTCGGTGGGGGGGAAGATTCATTAGCTCGTATCGATTTTCAACGGTCAGGCCAGCCAGTACTGTTCACCTCGACAAATGGTGAAGTAAAAAGTCTGGAAAACGGCGGCGAGCTGATCACGCAGAATAGTGATGATACGGCAGCAATCTACCATACGGTGCAAACGCAACGCGGTGGTAATTTCAAGCTGATCTTGCCCGATCAGAGTGTGGTATGGCTTAATGCAGATACCAAGGTGCGTTACGCGGCCGACTTTCTGCACGATCGCACGCTGGAGCTTAGTGGAGAGGCTTATTTCGATGTACAAAAAAATGGTTCAGCTTTTTACGTAAAGGGTGGAGGCAATACCATCCGCGTGCTGGGTACCACATTTAATGTATCAGCATATGCCAGTAAACCTGTTGTTACGACGTTGGTGCATGGCGCAGTAGAAGTGTCTAATCTGCGCGACAAGTTAACGCTTGCGCCGAACGAACAAGCAACCAGTGCGACAGCGGCTGATGCTTTGGCGGTAAAAACCGTAAACACCGCTATTTATACATCGTGGATCGACGGCATATTCGAATTTCAAAGTGCAAATTTGGCTGATATCATGGAGCAATTAGCACAATGGTATGACATTGAAGTAGAATACCAAGATCCTAAGCTAAAAAATGTACACTTCACCGGAAGCTTATTCCGAGACAATTCCATAGCCTACTCCTTGCAGATTATACAGGAAATTTCAGAAGTGAAATTTCGTACTCAAAACGGCAAACTCTACGTCTATAAGTAG
- a CDS encoding RagB/SusD family nutrient uptake outer membrane protein → MKLLKHIYLLSAVALASCSSYLEEFSQDQYRVSSYTDLDELLIGDCYYPVKPSSILTSGGSMGGFIHFIADEIEEQNGGTVSQTVFDLKPKLFGQFTWQQRVGVNENSTAFSAENETWTETYRLINVANSIIAAAPKLPKATPAESLGASRIEGEARFLRAAYYFWLVNLYGKPYSAATAAADLGVPLKLQEEVLDILYGRNTVQEVYDQIIADLEAAEELLANTGQQKSIYRADQTAVRFLLSRVHLYMQHWEEAVAYTDQVIAVKSALTDLNGSTEAFLRRESVESIFSMGGNDVFRNMNNSVQSFRVSRELFDSYNVDDLRRTRWYWSMGDFVGYTKTPPIGTGTVVAPTNINYYNNQYFVSGTSVYLSPVSDKFLFRTAEMYLNKAEAEAYLGREENARTAVNLLRSFRYRAGANQQVTASGTDLIRLIREERRRELALEGHRWFDLRRYGVNEILPESKRITHDYTFYTARVSNTRRERRRYVLEANDPAYTLAIPQSVIEFNAGMPNNERPVRTFTVVPHN, encoded by the coding sequence ATGAAATTATTAAAACATATATATTTACTGAGCGCCGTCGCGCTCGCCAGCTGCTCGAGCTATCTGGAAGAGTTTTCTCAAGATCAGTATCGCGTAAGTTCCTACACCGATCTTGACGAATTATTGATTGGAGATTGTTATTACCCGGTAAAACCCTCTAGTATTTTAACTTCAGGAGGCAGTATGGGAGGCTTTATTCACTTCATTGCTGATGAAATAGAGGAACAAAACGGTGGCACCGTTTCTCAAACAGTTTTTGATCTGAAGCCTAAACTCTTCGGCCAGTTTACCTGGCAACAGCGTGTGGGGGTAAACGAAAATTCGACGGCTTTTTCTGCCGAAAATGAAACATGGACCGAGACGTACCGCCTGATCAATGTGGCTAACAGTATTATTGCCGCAGCACCCAAATTGCCAAAAGCTACACCGGCCGAAAGTTTGGGAGCTAGTCGTATAGAAGGTGAAGCACGGTTTTTACGTGCTGCGTATTATTTTTGGTTGGTCAATCTTTACGGTAAGCCTTACAGCGCGGCAACAGCCGCCGCAGATCTGGGCGTGCCGCTAAAGCTGCAAGAAGAAGTTTTGGATATTTTGTACGGCAGAAATACAGTGCAGGAAGTTTATGATCAAATCATTGCTGACCTGGAGGCTGCTGAAGAGCTATTGGCCAATACAGGTCAACAGAAATCAATTTATAGAGCCGATCAAACGGCCGTTAGGTTTTTGTTGAGCCGTGTACATCTGTATATGCAGCACTGGGAAGAAGCGGTGGCTTATACAGATCAGGTTATTGCAGTGAAGTCAGCCCTGACTGATCTCAACGGATCGACGGAAGCATTTCTACGTCGCGAATCAGTAGAGAGTATTTTCTCGATGGGCGGCAATGATGTTTTTCGCAATATGAACAATAGCGTGCAGAGCTTCCGCGTATCGCGTGAACTATTCGACTCCTACAACGTAGATGATCTCCGTCGAACACGTTGGTATTGGTCTATGGGCGATTTCGTCGGCTACACAAAAACACCTCCAATTGGAACAGGAACGGTTGTGGCCCCAACGAATATAAATTACTATAATAATCAATATTTTGTCTCCGGAACCTCTGTATACCTGTCTCCGGTATCGGATAAGTTTTTATTCCGTACGGCTGAGATGTATCTCAACAAGGCAGAGGCGGAAGCTTATTTAGGTCGCGAAGAAAATGCGCGCACCGCGGTAAACCTGTTGCGTAGTTTCCGCTATCGTGCCGGTGCAAACCAGCAGGTTACAGCTTCCGGTACCGACCTTATACGGCTGATCCGAGAAGAACGTCGTCGAGAGCTTGCTCTGGAAGGACATCGATGGTTTGATTTACGCCGGTATGGCGTGAATGAAATATTGCCTGAATCCAAACGTATCACGCACGATTACACATTTTACACGGCACGCGTGTCGAATACCCGACGCGAGCGCCGTCGCTACGTTCTAGAGGCCAACGACCCAGCCTACACGCTAGCGATACCGCAAAGCGTGATTGAATTTAATGCCGGTATGCCCAATAACGAGCGACCAGTGCGAACATTTACTGTTGTACCTCACAATTAG
- a CDS encoding SusC/RagA family TonB-linked outer membrane protein yields the protein MKKHKPEKLRLVRASRYKLLAVLLICCTLAMAHSQENNRISIQGRAISVTKALDQIKQQSKITVMYQDEIIDKQLTLDLSLKDVTLTDALSRICASAGLEYTLRDKYVLITKAKGTPRSTTTASPVAQQKSQIAQTRYARGRVVNDAGEPLPGASVVVEGADFSLSTDSRGSFTVPVPTDRNAVLIITFVGMAPKRVSVKPGATNEQLGDISLQLKQNEFEEIVITGYQQIKRRNLTASVSSVNMDDIQMPGVTDVNRMLEGRIPDMMVMNNSSEVNSTPRLRIRGTSTVIGSREPLWVVDGVIQTDPINISPEQLNDPDFVNRMGNAIAGVNPQDIQRLDVLKDAAATALYGARAANGVIVVTTKRGRVSKPVVTYNTQLTMRRRPRYADRRLNLMNSQERVQFSQLLVDKQFLYPLDMPLVGYEAALAELYAGRYTEAQFQEEVANLSTRNTDWFDILTHDSFSQDHAVNVSGGNKTTRYYVSAGYTDDNDVVKDVYNRRYTIASNFDISLSDKLEVQFNFRGNLNNRRFTQDDINPVNYAYNTSRLVPSFSADGSRSFYRRPVPALGYMPFNILHELDNSFQEVEGNGATMMANIKYQVNDWLNISALGSGGIMNALEAGYWGDQTFYAATIRRSEYGVAPPVGSLMPYGGEWTQTDSNTKNYTARLQANVDKTFGSRGQHNVNALLGTEANTSIFESYRDIQRGYYAERGRQFVSDIPSSFTQYANWVLSNRPTIVDRQRNLLSVYSTAAYGYANYFSVNFNARFDGSNQFGNRSNERLLPVWAISGLVNLKNIADPQNKISFLDDLSIRGSYGQQGNMQDNQSPVLTLRRGSYSAYYNEPVSTVGLFANPDLRWEKTHSSNAGLDAVFLKGRLTLSTEYYYKRTVDAFMNKPISDVNGFTSYVVNSGVITNRGFNVTLTTIPVRTEDFRWTFSALYSRVMNSMETAPGQSTYQLNNFLNGTAVVAGQPVETFYSYRFKGLSPIDGGPLFDDWEDRQSELVGLGQYDTYTRVLEPSGVRIPTTTGSINNTFSYKSLRLNVNLFYNLGAKTRLFRLLGDVQDGYSAGRNFNRDLLDAWQRPGDEQFTTIPALMSSSTAGHGYYVNHFSEGTTYGGVNFANNAWEMYDYSSARVVSANMLRINSVALTYEFPKELLAPYKLSRLAMTLGATNLYTWGDKRLRGQMPSQNGFSEVQLTDTPTFTFGLNVSL from the coding sequence ATGAAGAAACACAAACCCGAAAAACTCAGGCTTGTCCGCGCAAGCCGGTACAAGCTGTTGGCTGTATTGCTCATCTGCTGCACCTTGGCCATGGCGCATTCGCAGGAAAACAACCGGATCTCGATTCAGGGGCGGGCGATTAGTGTGACCAAAGCATTGGACCAGATTAAACAGCAGTCTAAGATAACGGTCATGTACCAAGATGAGATCATCGACAAACAATTGACACTGGATCTCAGCCTGAAAGATGTGACGCTCACAGATGCTTTGTCTCGCATATGCGCAAGTGCAGGTCTGGAGTACACCTTGCGCGATAAGTATGTCTTGATTACCAAGGCTAAAGGTACGCCGCGATCGACAACAACGGCATCGCCTGTTGCACAGCAAAAGTCGCAGATTGCGCAAACGCGCTACGCACGCGGTCGCGTGGTGAATGATGCAGGCGAACCGCTACCCGGCGCAAGTGTTGTGGTAGAAGGAGCCGATTTCTCGCTTTCTACCGATAGCAGAGGATCGTTCACCGTTCCGGTTCCGACAGATCGCAATGCCGTGCTTATCATCACGTTTGTCGGTATGGCGCCCAAGCGTGTATCGGTCAAACCTGGCGCGACCAATGAGCAGCTTGGTGATATATCATTACAACTTAAACAAAATGAATTTGAAGAGATTGTTATCACAGGTTACCAGCAGATTAAACGTCGCAACCTGACGGCATCGGTATCTTCGGTGAATATGGACGACATTCAAATGCCTGGCGTAACGGACGTAAACCGCATGCTCGAAGGACGGATACCGGATATGATGGTCATGAACAATAGTTCGGAAGTCAACTCGACACCGCGCCTGCGTATACGCGGTACATCTACGGTGATTGGTAGTCGTGAACCGCTTTGGGTGGTTGATGGTGTTATCCAAACGGATCCTATCAATATATCGCCAGAGCAGCTTAACGATCCTGATTTTGTTAATCGCATGGGAAATGCCATAGCTGGCGTAAACCCGCAGGATATCCAACGACTTGACGTCTTAAAGGATGCGGCGGCAACGGCGCTGTATGGCGCGCGCGCAGCGAATGGCGTTATCGTGGTGACGACTAAACGTGGACGAGTGAGCAAACCCGTGGTAACCTATAATACACAGCTGACGATGCGTAGACGACCACGCTATGCCGATCGCCGACTTAACTTAATGAATTCGCAGGAGCGTGTCCAGTTTTCACAATTACTAGTCGATAAACAATTTTTATATCCGCTGGATATGCCGCTGGTAGGGTATGAAGCTGCGCTAGCAGAACTTTATGCCGGCCGCTACACCGAAGCACAATTTCAGGAAGAAGTGGCCAACTTGTCTACGCGTAATACCGATTGGTTTGATATCTTAACGCACGACTCGTTTTCGCAGGATCACGCCGTGAATGTATCGGGTGGAAACAAAACAACCCGCTACTATGTATCTGCCGGTTACACCGATGACAATGATGTGGTGAAAGATGTCTACAACCGACGCTATACGATAGCTTCTAATTTTGATATTTCGCTTTCTGATAAATTGGAGGTTCAATTCAATTTCCGGGGAAACCTCAACAACCGACGCTTCACGCAGGATGATATTAATCCGGTTAACTATGCGTATAACACCAGCAGACTCGTGCCATCTTTCAGTGCGGACGGTAGTCGATCTTTTTATCGCCGGCCGGTGCCTGCGCTTGGCTATATGCCTTTTAATATTCTGCATGAATTAGATAATAGTTTTCAGGAAGTGGAGGGCAATGGGGCAACGATGATGGCTAATATCAAGTATCAGGTCAACGACTGGTTAAATATCAGCGCGCTTGGATCGGGAGGAATAATGAATGCGCTCGAAGCTGGATACTGGGGTGATCAGACTTTCTACGCGGCTACTATACGCCGCAGCGAATATGGTGTCGCACCGCCCGTTGGCAGTTTAATGCCTTACGGCGGGGAGTGGACGCAAACCGATAGCAATACAAAAAATTATACCGCCAGATTGCAGGCAAATGTTGATAAGACTTTTGGTAGTCGTGGTCAGCATAATGTTAACGCCCTGTTGGGTACCGAGGCAAACACCTCGATATTTGAAAGTTATCGTGATATACAACGTGGCTATTATGCAGAGCGCGGTCGTCAGTTTGTAAGCGATATACCGTCAAGCTTTACGCAATATGCTAATTGGGTGCTAAGTAACCGCCCGACCATTGTGGATAGGCAACGAAATCTGCTCTCGGTGTATTCTACTGCTGCATACGGCTACGCGAATTATTTCAGTGTAAATTTCAATGCACGTTTTGACGGCTCCAACCAATTTGGTAATCGCAGTAACGAGCGGTTGCTTCCGGTGTGGGCGATATCGGGCTTGGTGAATCTGAAAAACATTGCAGATCCGCAGAATAAGATTTCTTTTCTGGACGATCTCTCCATCCGAGGATCGTACGGACAGCAGGGAAATATGCAAGATAACCAAAGTCCAGTGCTGACGTTAAGACGCGGCAGCTACAGTGCTTATTACAACGAGCCTGTATCGACTGTCGGTTTATTTGCAAACCCTGATCTGCGCTGGGAGAAAACGCACTCGAGTAATGCGGGGTTGGATGCGGTATTCCTCAAAGGACGGCTGACTTTAAGCACAGAATATTATTATAAACGCACCGTAGATGCTTTTATGAACAAGCCGATTTCCGATGTCAATGGATTTACTTCTTATGTGGTAAATTCCGGTGTGATTACGAATAGAGGGTTTAACGTCACCCTAACCACCATTCCGGTGCGTACAGAAGATTTCCGATGGACTTTCTCTGCGCTTTATTCCCGCGTGATGAACAGTATGGAGACGGCGCCGGGACAAAGCACCTATCAATTAAATAACTTTTTAAATGGAACAGCGGTCGTTGCGGGTCAACCCGTGGAGACGTTTTATTCATATCGTTTTAAAGGTTTAAGTCCAATCGACGGTGGACCGTTATTTGATGACTGGGAAGATCGCCAGAGTGAATTGGTAGGCTTGGGTCAGTATGATACCTATACGCGTGTACTCGAACCGAGTGGTGTCCGTATTCCGACCACAACGGGGAGCATCAATAATACATTTAGCTACAAGTCACTTCGACTAAATGTTAACTTATTTTACAATTTAGGTGCTAAAACAAGACTCTTCCGATTATTGGGCGATGTTCAGGATGGCTATTCTGCCGGAAGGAATTTCAACAGAGATTTATTGGATGCCTGGCAGCGGCCTGGCGACGAGCAGTTTACCACCATTCCGGCTTTAATGAGCTCATCAACAGCGGGGCATGGTTATTACGTAAATCATTTTAGTGAAGGAACCACCTATGGCGGTGTAAATTTCGCGAATAATGCGTGGGAGATGTATGATTATTCATCTGCACGTGTGGTTAGTGCTAATATGCTACGCATCAATAGCGTAGCGTTGACTTATGAATTTCCCAAAGAATTGCTTGCTCCTTACAAATTGTCCAGATTGGCCATGACGCTAGGCGCGACAAACCTCTATACCTGGGGTGATAAACGCCTTCGTGGACAGATGCCTTCGCAAAATGGCTTTTCGGAAGTTCAATTGACGGATACGCCTACATTTACGTTCGGATTAAATGTTAGTCTTTAA
- a CDS encoding M16 family metallopeptidase, giving the protein MNCKVLLAQLFLGVLTISASAQDLPRDTSVREGKLDNGFRYFIKKNKKPENRAVLYLVNKVGSILEEENERGLAHFLEHMNFKGTKNFPKNELIDYLEKSGVRFGADLNAYTSFDQTVYQLPIPTDDPELWQNGLKIMRDWTSEALLEKEEFEKERGVILEEKRLQQNAQGRMSQQYMPTLYNYSRYAERLPIGLDEVIAKVDISVLHDFYKRWYRPDLQALVIVGDIDVNMVEHQVKALFADLKNPQHVVERPQYPINLIDSLRFLQVKDKEFSNYRIDYFVKRKTKPLTDVDGLRERIIQRIMNNLFASRYQEIARGGKLPYLGTQVSSAGFLAGIETLNFSVSLSPEKWEEGFKAAWKEFIRAQRHGFTADEFDDAKDRLKTQMRVLRQESDKIESGTLVEKYVQHFLQGDTYMSYKDELDLQSVILDNISAADVHTYLKTFAAEPDRIFMVMAADKQDVILPTQQDLRSWTDEIAATEPTPYVRERAVETLMQDLPQAGKVVEEKDFKDLSLVHWKLNNGVHIYVKPTDFKNDEILFSAFSPGGSSLYEDVDYHSAMNAPAFVSSSGLGNLNANQLSQFLNAKAVQVIPYIGEREEGFSGASIGKDLEAGLGMLHLYMTKSRLDTSRYNVILERARTAMRNRTVDPNRAFADTLNNVLGNYHYRRQPTTLATFDKIDSSRVKEIFDERFANAADFTFLFVGNVNVDSLRQLTVKYLGSLPANKSSENARDLNIRIPKGSIRKDLLLGQGDKGTVQLVFSDDYVYNDQNNISLDALKALLDFRLIERLRKKESGVYSPSVRLTKSKFPQSVYSITIAFGCDPERKDELIKAVEEEMRLIKSNGMNATELSKFKAEEARVFDLQLKSNDFWLSYIKGQLTSKEPLSDVLTYPQLLKDADLTNINTSIKKLINLKNQIVVTLGSVK; this is encoded by the coding sequence ATGAATTGCAAAGTTTTGCTTGCCCAACTTTTTTTAGGGGTTTTGACCATTAGCGCCAGCGCGCAGGATCTACCCAGAGATACTTCCGTCAGAGAAGGAAAACTGGATAACGGATTCCGGTATTTTATAAAGAAAAACAAAAAGCCGGAGAACCGCGCCGTGCTCTACCTGGTGAATAAAGTGGGATCGATATTGGAAGAGGAAAACGAAAGAGGTTTAGCGCACTTCCTGGAGCATATGAATTTTAAAGGCACGAAAAACTTTCCGAAAAATGAACTTATCGACTATCTGGAAAAATCGGGCGTGCGCTTTGGTGCTGATCTCAATGCGTACACTTCGTTTGATCAAACGGTCTATCAGTTGCCTATTCCTACGGATGATCCGGAGCTTTGGCAAAATGGTTTGAAGATCATGCGCGACTGGACGTCTGAAGCATTATTAGAAAAAGAAGAGTTTGAAAAGGAGCGGGGCGTTATCTTGGAAGAGAAACGGCTTCAACAGAATGCGCAAGGCCGAATGAGCCAGCAATACATGCCTACGTTGTATAACTATTCGCGTTACGCAGAGCGCTTGCCCATAGGTCTGGATGAGGTAATTGCTAAAGTAGACATCAGCGTGCTGCACGATTTTTATAAGCGTTGGTATCGGCCAGATCTACAGGCGCTCGTGATCGTCGGCGATATTGACGTGAACATGGTAGAGCACCAAGTTAAAGCGCTTTTTGCTGATTTGAAAAATCCACAACATGTAGTCGAAAGACCGCAATATCCGATTAATTTGATCGATTCGTTACGCTTCTTGCAAGTGAAAGATAAAGAATTTTCAAACTATCGCATTGACTATTTTGTCAAGCGTAAGACGAAGCCATTGACGGATGTAGATGGTTTGCGGGAAAGAATCATACAGCGTATTATGAATAACCTTTTCGCTTCCCGATATCAGGAGATAGCACGAGGCGGAAAGCTTCCCTATTTAGGAACACAAGTTTCGTCTGCAGGTTTTTTAGCGGGCATAGAAACGCTTAATTTTAGCGTTTCCCTTTCGCCTGAAAAATGGGAAGAAGGTTTTAAGGCCGCCTGGAAAGAGTTTATTAGGGCGCAACGGCACGGATTTACAGCGGATGAATTTGATGACGCTAAAGATCGCCTTAAAACACAGATGCGTGTGCTTCGCCAGGAAAGTGATAAAATTGAATCGGGCACTTTAGTCGAAAAATATGTGCAGCATTTTTTGCAGGGCGATACGTATATGTCGTACAAAGATGAACTTGACCTGCAATCTGTTATCCTCGACAACATCTCGGCAGCCGATGTGCACACCTATCTAAAGACATTCGCAGCAGAGCCCGACCGTATTTTTATGGTGATGGCGGCGGATAAACAAGATGTTATCTTACCTACGCAGCAAGATTTGCGGAGCTGGACGGATGAGATTGCCGCTACGGAACCAACGCCATATGTGCGGGAACGCGCAGTTGAAACGCTGATGCAAGATTTACCGCAGGCCGGTAAAGTTGTTGAAGAAAAAGATTTTAAAGATTTATCTCTTGTGCACTGGAAGTTGAACAACGGCGTGCATATCTACGTCAAGCCTACCGATTTCAAGAACGACGAAATACTTTTCTCGGCCTTTAGTCCGGGAGGAAGTTCCTTGTACGAAGACGTGGACTATCACTCCGCGATGAATGCGCCGGCATTTGTGTCAAGTAGTGGTTTGGGCAATTTGAACGCCAATCAATTAAGCCAGTTTTTAAATGCAAAAGCCGTGCAGGTAATTCCTTACATTGGCGAGCGCGAAGAGGGATTTAGCGGGGCCAGTATTGGCAAAGATCTGGAAGCTGGATTGGGTATGCTCCATTTGTACATGACCAAAAGTAGGCTAGACACATCCCGCTACAATGTGATTCTCGAGCGTGCGCGCACAGCGATGCGTAATCGTACAGTTGATCCAAATCGGGCATTTGCGGATACGCTGAATAATGTCTTAGGCAATTACCATTACCGCAGACAGCCCACTACGCTAGCCACGTTTGATAAAATTGACAGTAGCCGCGTGAAAGAAATCTTTGACGAACGTTTTGCCAACGCAGCAGATTTTACGTTTCTCTTTGTAGGCAACGTAAACGTTGATTCGTTGCGCCAGCTAACAGTGAAATATTTAGGCTCGCTGCCCGCTAATAAGTCGAGCGAAAATGCACGCGACCTGAATATTCGCATACCGAAAGGTTCGATTAGAAAAGATCTGCTGCTTGGACAAGGCGATAAAGGCACGGTACAGCTGGTGTTCAGTGACGATTACGTATATAACGATCAAAACAACATCAGCCTGGATGCATTAAAAGCGCTACTTGATTTTCGCCTTATCGAACGCTTACGTAAGAAGGAGAGTGGCGTATACTCACCATCAGTACGCTTAACGAAATCAAAATTTCCGCAGAGTGTATATAGCATCACCATTGCTTTCGGTTGCGACCCGGAAAGAAAAGATGAATTGATTAAAGCCGTAGAGGAAGAAATGCGTCTGATCAAATCAAATGGTATGAACGCAACGGAACTGAGCAAATTTAAAGCGGAAGAAGCACGGGTGTTTGATTTGCAGCTGAAGTCCAATGATTTTTGGCTGTCATACATCAAGGGGCAACTAACTAGCAAAGAACCGCTTTCGGACGTTCTCACGTATCCGCAGCTGTTGAAAGATGCTGATTTGACAAACATTAATACATCTATTAAAAAATTAATTAATCTAAAGAATCAGATCGTGGTTACGCTCGGTTCGGTGAAGTAG